One stretch of Flavobacterium sp. 9 DNA includes these proteins:
- a CDS encoding c-type cytochrome has translation MKKVGNHNSISRKLLLSLSLTLIFSLTSFAQDAAAAPAAPAAATPAATSGGDPVKGKELFNANCAACHKLDAKSTGPALRGVAAKHEMAWIYKWVHNSSEVIKSGDPVAVKLFEENNKSVMTSFPQLSTGDIDNIIAYTSEVKAEPAAGTPGTVPPGEKVEGGGISNNVILGALALVMAILVVMLFMVNKVLTKVASNNGIEVAPREARTPIWKAFAKNQFLVLVTSIFLLLASGYFVYAFLMQVGVDQNYEPIQPIHYSHKIHAGDNEINCKYCHSAARVSKNAGIPSLNVCMNCHKNISEVAESTATPEYSKAYYDGEIQKLYTAVGWDKAKQAYTGKTQPVKWVRIHNLPDFVYFNHSQHVTVAGVECQTCHGPVQEFEIMKQYSKLTMGWCVDCHRKTDVKMEGNAYYDKIHAELSKKYGVEKLTAAQMGGLECGKCHY, from the coding sequence ATGAAAAAGGTGGGTAACCATAATTCGATCTCCAGAAAATTGCTGCTTAGCTTATCGCTAACGCTAATTTTCTCCCTAACTTCATTTGCTCAAGATGCTGCTGCTGCTCCGGCGGCGCCTGCTGCTGCCACTCCGGCTGCAACTTCAGGTGGTGATCCAGTAAAAGGGAAAGAACTTTTTAATGCAAATTGCGCTGCATGTCACAAATTAGATGCTAAGTCAACAGGTCCTGCTTTAAGAGGAGTTGCTGCTAAGCACGAAATGGCTTGGATCTACAAGTGGGTTCACAACAGTTCTGAAGTAATTAAATCAGGTGATCCTGTTGCTGTGAAATTATTTGAAGAAAACAATAAGTCTGTAATGACTTCTTTTCCTCAATTATCTACAGGTGATATTGATAATATTATCGCTTATACTTCTGAAGTAAAAGCTGAGCCTGCTGCTGGTACACCTGGAACTGTTCCTCCTGGGGAGAAAGTTGAAGGTGGTGGAATTTCAAATAATGTTATTTTAGGCGCTCTTGCACTTGTTATGGCTATTTTGGTTGTGATGTTGTTCATGGTGAACAAAGTATTGACTAAAGTTGCTAGTAATAACGGAATTGAAGTTGCTCCTAGAGAAGCAAGAACTCCAATCTGGAAAGCTTTTGCTAAAAACCAATTCTTGGTATTAGTTACTTCTATATTCTTGCTTTTGGCAAGTGGTTATTTTGTTTATGCTTTCTTAATGCAAGTAGGTGTTGATCAAAATTATGAGCCAATTCAGCCAATTCATTATTCTCATAAAATTCACGCAGGAGATAACGAGATCAATTGTAAATATTGTCACTCTGCTGCTCGTGTGAGTAAAAATGCTGGTATTCCATCTTTGAATGTTTGTATGAACTGTCATAAAAATATTTCTGAAGTTGCTGAGTCTACTGCTACTCCTGAGTACAGTAAAGCTTACTACGATGGTGAAATCCAGAAGTTGTATACTGCTGTTGGTTGGGATAAAGCTAAACAAGCATATACTGGAAAAACGCAGCCTGTAAAATGGGTTCGTATTCATAATCTTCCTGATTTTGTTTACTTCAACCACTCTCAACACGTTACTGTTGCAGGAGTTGAATGTCAAACTTGTCACGGTCCAGTGCAGGAATTTGAGATCATGAAGCAATATTCTAAATTAACAATGGGATGGTGTGTTGATTGCCATAGAAAAACTGATGTTAAGATGGAAGGAAATGCATATTATGATAAAATTCATGCTGAACTTTCTAAAAAATACGGTGTAGAGAAATTGACTGCAGCGCAAATGGGAGGTTTAGAATGCGGTAAATGCCACTATTAA
- a CDS encoding TAT-variant-translocated molybdopterin oxidoreductase gives MSSNKKYWKSVEELENSSIVEALRNNEFVEEIPTEEFLGNADALAQSGTSRRDFLKYVGFSTAAVTLAACEGPVHKSIPYVLQPEQIIPGVADYYATTVFDGFDFANLLVKTREGRPIKIDNNTISGAKFSANARIHASILSLYDGMRLKEPKLEGKNSSWSAVDLKIKSSLADAKAKGGQVVLLTNTLASPSTEKLIGEFIAKNPNAKHVVYDAVSSSEALDAFETVYGERALVDYDFSKASLIVSVGADFLGDWQGGGYDAGYAQGRIPQNGKMSRHFQFESNMTLSGAAADKRIPMTPADQKQALVLVYNIIAGASVPVSLDAKFKTEVTKAAQQLKAAGSKGVLVSGIEDKNAQLLVLAINQVLASEAFNTAGTRQIRKGSNAVVSQLIKDMNAGSVHTLIMSGINPVYTLADSASFVSGLKKVKTSVAFSLKEDETASVATIAAPAPHYLESWGDVVITKGTYSLTQPTIRPIFNTKQFQDVLLSLNGVPGNFYDYLKASSAGIIAGSSWNKVLHDGVFVIGSTALSAGSVDYAAAANAVSKSKAAGEFELVLYTKTGLGDGQQANNPWLQEFPDPITRVSWDNYVTVSNADAKKLGLTNEIVANGGLNGSYATITTADGLKLENVPVIVQPGQAVGTVGLAVGYGRKAALKEEMVVGLNAYALYKNFNSVQSVSIAKANGVHEFACVQGQKTLMGRGDIIKETTLEIFNTKDAEFWNEQPMVSLDHEEVKATTVDLWESFDRSTGHHFNLSIDLNACTGCGACVIACHAENNVPVVGKAEVRRSRDMHWLRIDRYYSSESTFEGDNERKENIAGLSSSLSTFNEMEKAGDNPQVSFQPVMCQHCNHAPCETVCPVAATSHGREGQNHMAYNRCVGTRYCANNCPYKVRRFNWFLYNKNSEFDYHMNDDLGRMVLNPDVNVRSRGVMEKCSMCIQMTQATKLKAKNEGRPVADGEFQTACSNACSSGAMIFGDVNDKESKVAKLAADERSYHLLEHVGTKPNVVYHVKVRNT, from the coding sequence ATGTCATCAAACAAAAAATACTGGAAAAGTGTTGAAGAACTAGAAAATAGTTCTATTGTTGAGGCGCTTAGAAATAACGAATTCGTTGAAGAAATTCCTACAGAAGAATTCTTAGGGAATGCAGATGCTTTAGCTCAATCTGGAACTTCACGTCGTGACTTTTTAAAGTACGTAGGATTTAGTACTGCAGCGGTAACTCTAGCTGCCTGCGAAGGTCCGGTTCACAAGTCTATCCCTTACGTGTTACAACCAGAACAAATCATTCCTGGTGTTGCAGACTATTATGCAACTACTGTTTTTGATGGTTTTGATTTTGCTAACTTATTAGTGAAAACTCGTGAAGGTCGTCCAATTAAAATTGATAACAATACTATTTCTGGAGCTAAGTTTTCAGCCAATGCTAGAATTCATGCGTCTATTCTATCTTTATATGATGGCATGCGTTTGAAAGAACCTAAATTGGAAGGAAAAAATAGTAGCTGGTCTGCTGTTGATTTGAAAATAAAATCAAGTCTTGCTGATGCAAAAGCAAAAGGTGGACAAGTGGTATTGTTGACAAATACTTTAGCGAGTCCATCTACTGAGAAATTAATAGGTGAATTTATTGCTAAAAACCCAAATGCAAAACACGTTGTTTATGACGCTGTTTCTTCTTCTGAAGCATTAGATGCATTTGAAACAGTTTACGGTGAAAGAGCTCTTGTTGATTACGATTTCTCAAAAGCTTCTTTAATTGTTTCTGTTGGGGCTGATTTCTTAGGAGATTGGCAAGGTGGTGGATACGATGCCGGATATGCTCAGGGACGTATTCCTCAAAACGGAAAAATGTCTCGTCATTTTCAGTTCGAATCAAACATGACATTGTCTGGTGCTGCTGCTGATAAGCGTATTCCAATGACTCCAGCGGATCAAAAACAAGCATTAGTTTTAGTTTATAATATTATTGCAGGTGCTTCTGTTCCGGTTTCTTTGGATGCAAAATTTAAAACAGAAGTTACTAAAGCTGCTCAACAGTTAAAAGCTGCTGGTTCTAAAGGAGTTTTAGTATCTGGAATTGAAGATAAAAATGCTCAATTATTAGTTTTAGCTATCAATCAGGTATTGGCTAGTGAAGCTTTTAATACAGCTGGTACAAGACAAATTAGAAAAGGATCTAATGCGGTTGTATCTCAATTAATAAAAGATATGAATGCTGGTAGTGTTCATACTTTAATCATGAGTGGTATTAATCCAGTTTATACATTAGCTGATTCAGCTTCTTTTGTATCTGGATTGAAAAAAGTAAAAACTTCAGTTGCTTTCTCTTTAAAAGAAGATGAAACTGCTTCAGTTGCTACAATTGCTGCTCCGGCTCCTCATTATTTAGAATCTTGGGGTGATGTTGTGATTACTAAAGGAACTTATAGTTTAACTCAACCAACTATTCGTCCTATATTCAATACAAAACAATTTCAAGACGTTTTATTATCATTAAACGGAGTTCCTGGAAATTTCTACGATTATCTTAAAGCTAGTTCAGCTGGGATTATTGCTGGTTCTTCTTGGAATAAAGTTTTACATGATGGTGTTTTTGTAATTGGTTCTACTGCTTTATCTGCAGGTTCTGTTGATTATGCTGCTGCTGCTAATGCGGTTTCTAAATCAAAAGCTGCCGGAGAATTTGAATTAGTATTGTATACTAAAACAGGTTTAGGAGATGGACAACAAGCAAACAACCCTTGGTTGCAAGAGTTTCCAGATCCAATCACAAGAGTTTCTTGGGATAACTATGTTACAGTTTCTAATGCTGACGCTAAAAAACTTGGCTTAACAAATGAAATTGTTGCTAACGGAGGTTTAAACGGAAGTTATGCTACAATTACTACTGCTGACGGTTTAAAATTAGAGAATGTTCCGGTTATCGTTCAACCAGGACAAGCTGTTGGAACAGTTGGTTTAGCAGTTGGTTATGGTCGTAAAGCGGCTTTAAAAGAAGAAATGGTTGTAGGTTTAAATGCTTACGCTTTATATAAAAACTTCAATAGTGTTCAATCTGTTTCTATTGCGAAAGCAAATGGAGTACATGAGTTTGCTTGTGTTCAAGGACAGAAAACATTAATGGGTAGAGGAGATATTATTAAAGAAACTACTCTTGAAATCTTTAATACTAAAGATGCTGAATTTTGGAACGAACAACCAATGGTATCTTTAGATCACGAAGAAGTAAAAGCTACTACTGTCGATTTATGGGAATCATTTGATCGTTCTACAGGACATCACTTTAACCTTTCGATTGATTTGAACGCTTGTACAGGATGTGGAGCATGTGTTATTGCTTGTCATGCTGAAAACAACGTTCCTGTTGTAGGAAAAGCTGAAGTAAGAAGAAGTCGTGATATGCACTGGTTGCGTATTGACAGATACTATTCTTCTGAAAGTACTTTTGAAGGAGATAACGAAAGAAAAGAAAATATTGCTGGTTTATCTAGTTCATTATCTACATTTAATGAAATGGAAAAAGCTGGAGATAATCCACAAGTTTCATTCCAGCCAGTTATGTGTCAGCACTGTAATCACGCACCATGTGAGACAGTTTGTCCAGTTGCTGCAACATCTCACGGTCGTGAAGGTCAAAACCACATGGCATACAACAGATGTGTTGGTACTCGTTATTGTGCAAACAACTGTCCATATAAAGTACGTCGTTTTAACTGGTTCTTGTACAACAAAAACAGTGAATTCGATTATCATATGAATGACGATTTAGGACGTATGGTGTTAAACCCAGACGTAAACGTTCGTTCTCGTGGTGTTATGGAAAAATGTTCAATGTGTATTCAAATGACACAAGCTACTAAATTAAAAGCTAAAAACGAAGGTCGCCCAGTTGCTGATGGCGAATTCCAAACAGCTTGTTCTAACGCTTGTTCTTCTGGAGCAATGATATTTGGTGATGTTAATGATAAAGAAAGTAAAGTTGCTAAATTAGCGGCTGATGAAAGATCATATCACTTATTAGAGCATGTAGGAACAAAACCTAATGTGGTTTACCATGTTAAAGTTAGAAATACTTAG
- the nrfD gene encoding NrfD/PsrC family molybdoenzyme membrane anchor subunit, translated as MSSHYEAPIRKPLVIGDKSYHDVTVDVAAPVEGPANKHWWIVFSIALIAFLWGLGCIIYTVSTGIGTWGLNKTVGWAWDITNFVWWVGIGHAGTLISAVLLLFRQRWRMAINRSAEAMTIFSVVQAGLFPIIHMGRPWLAYWVLPIPNQFGSLWVNFNSPLLWDVFAISTYLSVSLVFWWTGLLPDFAMLRDRAVTPFTKRVYSILSFGWSGRAKDWQRFEEVSLVLAGLATPLVLSVHTIVSMDFATSVIPGWHTTIFPPYFVAGAVFSGFAMVNTLLIVMRKVSNLEAYITLQHIELMNIVIMITGSIVGVAYITELFVAWYSGVEYEQYAFLNRATGPYWWAYWSMMTCNVFSPQFMWFKKLRTSIMFSFIISIVVNIGMWFERFVIIVTSLHRDYLPSSWTMFSPTFVDIGIFIGTIGFFFVLFLLYSRTFPVIAQAEVKTILKGTGDNYIRERANKDSHHE; from the coding sequence ATGTCGTCTCACTACGAAGCACCCATTAGAAAACCTTTAGTTATAGGTGATAAATCTTATCACGATGTAACTGTAGATGTAGCTGCACCTGTTGAAGGTCCTGCAAACAAACATTGGTGGATTGTATTTTCAATCGCATTAATAGCCTTCCTTTGGGGGTTAGGTTGTATAATTTACACCGTATCTACCGGTATTGGAACATGGGGATTAAATAAAACAGTTGGTTGGGCTTGGGATATCACGAACTTCGTTTGGTGGGTTGGTATTGGTCACGCCGGAACATTAATTTCTGCGGTATTATTACTTTTCCGTCAACGTTGGAGAATGGCGATTAACCGTTCTGCAGAAGCTATGACTATCTTCTCAGTAGTTCAAGCAGGTTTATTTCCAATTATTCACATGGGACGTCCATGGTTAGCATACTGGGTTTTACCTATTCCAAATCAATTTGGGTCTTTATGGGTAAACTTTAACTCACCATTACTTTGGGACGTTTTCGCAATTTCAACATATCTTTCGGTATCATTAGTTTTCTGGTGGACTGGTTTATTGCCTGACTTTGCAATGCTACGTGATAGAGCGGTAACTCCTTTTACAAAAAGAGTTTATTCTATCCTAAGTTTCGGATGGAGTGGAAGAGCTAAAGATTGGCAACGTTTTGAAGAAGTATCATTAGTATTAGCTGGTTTAGCTACTCCTCTTGTACTTTCTGTACACACGATTGTATCTATGGACTTTGCTACTTCTGTAATTCCGGGATGGCATACAACAATTTTCCCTCCATACTTCGTTGCTGGAGCGGTATTCTCAGGATTTGCTATGGTAAATACATTGTTGATCGTTATGAGAAAAGTATCTAATCTTGAAGCTTATATTACACTACAACATATCGAGTTAATGAACATTGTAATCATGATTACTGGTTCTATCGTAGGGGTAGCATATATCACTGAGTTATTTGTAGCTTGGTATTCAGGTGTAGAGTATGAGCAATATGCATTCTTAAACAGAGCTACTGGACCTTACTGGTGGGCATATTGGTCGATGATGACTTGTAACGTTTTCTCTCCACAATTTATGTGGTTCAAGAAATTAAGAACAAGTATCATGTTCTCATTTATTATTTCGATTGTAGTAAACATCGGAATGTGGTTTGAAAGATTCGTAATTATTGTTACTTCTTTACATAGAGATTACCTTCCATCTTCTTGGACAATGTTTTCACCAACATTTGTTGATATTGGAATTTTCATTGGAACGATAGGTTTCTTCTTCGTATTGTTTTTATTATACTCTAGAACATTCCCTGTAATTGCCCAGGCAGAGGTTAAAACAATTTTGAAAGGAACAGGAGATAATTACATTAGAGAAAGAGCAAATAAAGATTCACATCATGAGTAA
- a CDS encoding DUF3341 domain-containing protein codes for MSNKVIYAIYNDDDILMDAVKKTRAAHHHIEEVFTPFPVHGLDKAMGLAPTRLAICAFLYGCVGISVATTMMSYIMIHDWPQDIGGKPSFSFIQNMPAFVPIMFEMTVFFAAHLMVITFYMRSRLWPFKEAENPDVRTTDDHFLMEVAVNDNEAELVSFFEGTGAVEVKVIEKN; via the coding sequence ATGAGTAATAAAGTAATATACGCCATTTATAATGACGATGATATTTTGATGGATGCAGTAAAGAAAACCAGAGCTGCTCATCATCATATTGAAGAGGTTTTTACTCCATTCCCAGTTCACGGATTGGATAAAGCTATGGGTTTAGCACCAACAAGATTAGCAATTTGTGCATTTTTATATGGATGTGTTGGTATTTCTGTTGCAACAACCATGATGAGTTATATCATGATTCATGATTGGCCACAGGATATTGGAGGTAAACCAAGTTTTAGCTTCATTCAAAATATGCCTGCATTTGTACCAATTATGTTTGAGATGACAGTATTTTTTGCTGCTCACTTAATGGTTATTACTTTTTATATGAGAAGTAGATTGTGGCCATTCAAAGAAGCTGAGAATCCTGATGTAAGAACAACAGATGACCATTTTTTAATGGAAGTTGCTGTAAATGATAACGAAGCAGAACTAGTTTCTTTTTTCGAAGGTACAGGAGCTGTTGAAGTTAAAGTAATTGAAAAGAATTAA
- a CDS encoding cytochrome c — protein MKRIYKITLLVGITILVSSCHNNSAPNYQYFPNMYESVGYETYSEAKIFKGGKEGQLPAAGSINRGFEPYEYENSTAGYELAKANLKSPLTEEERNSGKGKELFEIYCISCHGATGNGKGKLVEREKFLGVPNYKDREITEGSIFHVETYGLNAMGSHANQLSAHERWLVADYVLKLRSQL, from the coding sequence ATGAAAAGGATATATAAAATAACACTTTTAGTTGGTATAACTATTTTAGTTTCATCTTGCCACAATAATTCGGCACCAAACTATCAGTATTTCCCTAATATGTATGAGTCTGTAGGTTATGAAACCTATTCAGAAGCAAAAATATTTAAAGGTGGAAAAGAAGGACAGCTTCCTGCAGCAGGAAGTATCAATAGAGGTTTTGAGCCTTATGAATATGAAAATTCAACTGCTGGTTATGAATTGGCTAAAGCTAATTTAAAATCACCTTTGACTGAAGAAGAAAGAAATTCCGGAAAAGGAAAAGAACTTTTCGAAATTTATTGTATCAGTTGTCATGGTGCAACTGGAAACGGTAAAGGTAAATTGGTTGAAAGAGAAAAATTTCTTGGAGTACCTAACTATAAAGACAGAGAAATCACTGAAGGAAGTATCTTTCACGTTGAGACTTATGGTCTGAATGCAATGGGTTCGCATGCAAATCAATTAAGTGCCCACGAACGTTGGTTAGTTGCTGACTATGTTCTAAAACTAAGAAGCCAATTATAA
- a CDS encoding quinol:cytochrome C oxidoreductase yields the protein MYTFSSKLKTFSIILMALGILGIGYGFLTAPKDIQEVEKILAADAHGSHGAAHEATAETSHQEAGHHEAAEASHESHKGGEHETVNAADEHKEHLTHVLHQLQNKPWSALYVACIFFLLLSMGTLAFYAIQQVAQAGWSPVLFRVMQGITAYLPVGSIIFFIILVLCGLHFNHVFVWLGEGVTDPNSANYDKIIAGKAGYLNFPFWIVRAAIFLIGWNLYRYYSRKNCLLQDEANDDLYYKKNFKLTAGFLVFFIVSESIMSWDWIMSIDPHWFSTLFGWYVFASFFVSGITAIALVTVYLKSKGYLEYVNTSHIHDLAKFMFGISVFWTYLWFSQFMLIWYANIPEEVTYFVTRIQLYNLPFFGAVVMNFVFPLLILINTDFKRLSWVIVMAGTVILLGHYVDFFNMIMPGTVGDKWFIGVPEIASILFFLGLFIFVVFTALTKAPLLAKRNPFIEESKHFHY from the coding sequence ATGTATACATTTTCAAGTAAATTAAAAACTTTTTCTATCATCCTAATGGCCCTTGGTATATTAGGAATTGGATATGGTTTTTTAACTGCTCCTAAAGATATTCAAGAAGTTGAAAAAATTCTAGCTGCAGATGCACATGGATCTCATGGCGCTGCACATGAAGCAACAGCAGAAACTTCTCATCAAGAAGCTGGACATCACGAAGCTGCTGAAGCTTCTCATGAATCACACAAAGGTGGTGAGCATGAAACAGTAAATGCTGCTGATGAGCACAAAGAACATTTAACGCATGTATTGCACCAATTGCAAAATAAGCCTTGGTCAGCTTTATATGTTGCTTGTATTTTCTTCTTACTACTTTCTATGGGAACATTAGCATTTTATGCTATTCAACAAGTTGCTCAGGCAGGTTGGTCTCCGGTTTTATTTAGAGTAATGCAAGGAATCACTGCTTATTTACCAGTAGGTTCAATTATTTTCTTTATTATTTTAGTTCTTTGCGGATTACACTTTAACCACGTTTTTGTATGGTTAGGTGAAGGGGTTACAGATCCTAATAGTGCAAACTACGATAAAATTATTGCTGGTAAGGCAGGTTACTTAAACTTTCCTTTCTGGATTGTTAGAGCCGCTATCTTTTTAATAGGATGGAACTTATACCGTTACTATTCAAGAAAAAATTGTTTACTTCAAGATGAAGCAAACGATGATCTATACTACAAAAAGAACTTTAAGTTAACTGCTGGTTTCTTAGTATTCTTTATCGTATCTGAGTCTATTATGTCTTGGGATTGGATTATGTCAATTGATCCACACTGGTTCAGTACTTTATTTGGATGGTATGTTTTCGCATCTTTCTTCGTAAGTGGTATTACTGCAATTGCATTAGTAACTGTTTACTTAAAATCTAAAGGATATTTAGAGTATGTAAATACAAGCCACATTCACGATTTAGCTAAATTTATGTTTGGTATTAGTGTTTTCTGGACTTATTTATGGTTCTCTCAATTTATGCTTATCTGGTATGCTAACATTCCGGAAGAGGTAACTTACTTCGTAACAAGAATTCAATTATACAATTTGCCATTCTTTGGTGCTGTAGTTATGAACTTTGTGTTCCCATTATTAATATTGATCAATACAGACTTCAAACGTCTTAGCTGGGTTATTGTAATGGCAGGTACTGTTATCTTACTAGGTCACTATGTAGATTTCTTTAATATGATTATGCCTGGTACAGTTGGAGATAAATGGTTTATTGGAGTTCCTGAAATTGCATCTATACTTTTCTTCTTAGGTTTATTTATTTTTGTTGTATTTACTGCATTAACTAAAGCTCCTTTGTTAGCAAAAAGAAATCCTTTCATTGAAGAAAGTAAACATTTTCATTATTAA
- a CDS encoding cytochrome c oxidase subunit II — translation MTSLLVIIVLVLLAVALWQLTKIFDLTQVGSSSDDSQVASDNDNNIQGYIMFGFLAFIYIFTIYGLLKWGGLALHTPASEHGLLVDSLMNITWVLIFVVQFITQGLLYWFSFKNRGHKDRKALFFADSNKLEAIWSIIPSVVLACLILYGLYAWNNIMFVDKDEDVIEIELYAQQFKWTARYAGQDNVLGKANVRLIEGVNTLGVDMSDPNSQDDIVVSELHIPKGKKIHFKMRSQDVLHSAYMPHFRAQMNCVPGMVTEFAFIPTYTTSEYRELPFMVEKVANINKLRAEKSVELVAKGGTALDPYTFDYLLLCNKICGASHYNMQMKVVVDTPEEYKKWLSEKTTLAQDIKAAEAAKKPAEEAGAKATTDSTAKDTVKAVIDTVKAVVAKVAMK, via the coding sequence ATGACAAGTTTGTTGGTAATTATAGTTTTAGTTTTATTAGCAGTTGCATTATGGCAATTGACCAAGATATTTGATCTTACTCAAGTAGGATCTTCTTCGGACGATTCTCAGGTTGCATCAGATAATGATAATAATATTCAAGGGTATATTATGTTTGGCTTCTTGGCATTCATATATATATTTACGATTTATGGTTTACTAAAATGGGGTGGTTTAGCACTTCATACTCCAGCTTCAGAGCATGGACTTTTAGTAGATAGCTTAATGAATATTACTTGGGTTTTAATTTTTGTAGTTCAATTTATTACACAAGGTTTATTGTATTGGTTCTCTTTCAAAAATAGAGGTCATAAAGATAGAAAAGCATTATTCTTTGCTGATAGTAATAAATTAGAAGCAATTTGGAGTATTATTCCATCTGTAGTTTTAGCTTGTTTGATTCTTTACGGATTGTACGCTTGGAACAACATTATGTTCGTTGATAAAGATGAAGATGTAATCGAAATCGAATTATATGCTCAACAATTTAAATGGACTGCAAGATATGCTGGACAGGATAATGTTTTAGGAAAAGCAAACGTACGTTTAATTGAAGGTGTAAATACTTTAGGAGTTGATATGTCAGATCCTAATTCTCAAGATGATATCGTAGTTTCTGAATTACATATCCCAAAAGGTAAAAAAATACATTTCAAAATGCGTTCTCAAGACGTATTACACTCAGCTTACATGCCTCACTTTAGAGCGCAAATGAACTGTGTTCCTGGAATGGTTACTGAGTTTGCTTTTATTCCAACTTATACAACATCTGAATACAGAGAGTTACCATTCATGGTAGAAAAAGTTGCGAACATCAATAAACTTAGAGCTGAAAAAAGTGTTGAGTTAGTTGCTAAAGGTGGTACAGCTTTAGATCCTTATACATTTGATTATTTATTATTATGTAATAAAATTTGTGGAGCTTCTCATTACAACATGCAAATGAAAGTTGTTGTTGATACTCCTGAAGAGTATAAAAAATGGTTAAGCGAAAAAACTACTTTAGCTCAGGATATTAAAGCGGCTGAAGCTGCTAAGAAACCAGCTGAAGAAGCAGGAGCGAAAGCGACTACAGATAGTACTGCTAAAGATACTGTTAAAGCAGTTATTGATACTGTAAAAGCAGTTGTAGCTAAAGTTGCTATGAAATAA